A part of bacterium genomic DNA contains:
- a CDS encoding amino acid--tRNA ligase-related protein translates to MENAIIQKHNIPEILGGIELPDLPPRTVPILESDVVRFAREHLAQQGYTEIFVPRMVRATGACENVDTLFEVSVSGDSEWFSVPHVYLAQTGQLYLEAWVPALGRAYCIGPSFRAESAVDARHLSEFTMIEIEVVTDFQGLLGEIEGIFGAVREGMLGRKDAKERYGLSSQALKMLEYCAPPFPKMTYGQAIEILQKLGKDISWGDDIDSANEALLITHVGEKPLFITHYPNPLWDHGKPIAVEKFFNMQPDPEHPHLVQSADLILPFAGEAVGSAARIYDAKTLIERLTNSRMFKRLQEKGGSLDDFGWYVNQMQSRGSVPHAGCGIGVSRVLKWLRQEDDIRRSVTFPINRATII, encoded by the coding sequence ATGGAAAACGCGATAATACAAAAACACAATATCCCGGAGATATTGGGCGGTATAGAGCTGCCCGACCTTCCGCCACGCACCGTGCCGATTCTTGAGTCCGATGTCGTCCGATTTGCGCGTGAACATCTCGCACAACAAGGGTATACCGAAATTTTTGTGCCGCGCATGGTGCGCGCCACCGGTGCCTGCGAGAACGTGGATACGCTTTTTGAAGTTTCTGTTTCCGGAGATTCGGAATGGTTCTCTGTCCCGCATGTATATCTTGCGCAAACGGGGCAACTGTATTTGGAGGCGTGGGTTCCGGCCCTCGGTAGAGCATATTGCATAGGTCCCAGCTTCCGCGCGGAGAGCGCGGTGGATGCTCGGCATCTTTCGGAATTTACCATGATCGAAATTGAAGTGGTGACGGACTTTCAGGGACTGCTTGGCGAAATAGAAGGAATATTCGGAGCCGTGCGTGAAGGGATGCTTGGCCGCAAAGATGCAAAAGAGCGTTACGGTCTATCGAGCCAGGCTCTTAAGATGCTCGAATACTGCGCCCCACCCTTTCCTAAAATGACATATGGCCAAGCCATCGAAATTTTGCAAAAACTCGGAAAAGATATCTCATGGGGAGATGACATAGATTCCGCGAACGAAGCACTGCTGATAACGCATGTCGGCGAAAAGCCGCTTTTTATCACGCACTACCCAAATCCCTTATGGGATCACGGCAAGCCAATCGCTGTCGAGAAATTCTTTAATATGCAGCCAGATCCCGAGCATCCGCACCTGGTGCAAAGCGCCGACCTCATCCTGCCGTTTGCCGGTGAGGCGGTGGGTTCGGCTGCACGCATCTACGACGCAAAGACCCTCATTGAACGGCTTACCAATTCGCGTATGTTTAAAAGGCTTCAGGAGAAAGGCGGAAGTTTGGATGATTTCGGCTGGTATGTAAATCAAATGCAATCCCGCGGTTCTGTGCCGCACGCGGGGTGTGGCATCGGCGT